A part of Halorientalis sp. LT38 genomic DNA contains:
- a CDS encoding flippase gives MTVETDRATPDDGTGLVSRIVTRFKTKFVGQAVATVSSSALMVLLARMLDPSKYGMLSLAVAVFGAVGVFSKLGIAKSGARYIAEYKEREPGQIPHILRVAFGLNLVAVVVVSSVLLVGHGYLASLFDEPGLESLLLFGALFLAFEALTVFSQLVLQGFEEIRLAATIDVVNYGCRLLFAVGLVWFGFGALGALGGYIVGFATASLVGGWFVYARFYRGAETSAVETGLSRRIAEYAVPVTATNTAHSLSKRVDTVLVGYFLTPVAVTFYIVSKQVMTFVETPLTALGFTLSPTFGAQKADDNVGQAARIYEEALTYSLLFYVPAAAGIYLVAEPVIRLLFGAEYLGATPVLKVFTVYIVLRSITKITSNALDYLGRARERAIAKGGTAVLNVGLNVLLIPLLGVVGAAVATIATYTLYTSMNVYIIHQEFDLRVGHLFRQFLLVAAVTAGMAGSILVLTGEIGSWIALALTVLLGVVVWGVLSILAGLIEVSNVRAVL, from the coding sequence GTGACTGTCGAAACTGATCGCGCCACACCGGACGACGGGACGGGCCTGGTCTCGCGAATCGTCACTCGGTTCAAGACGAAATTCGTCGGGCAGGCCGTCGCGACCGTGTCGAGCAGCGCCCTGATGGTCCTGCTGGCCCGGATGCTCGATCCCAGCAAGTACGGGATGCTCTCGCTGGCCGTCGCGGTGTTCGGAGCGGTCGGCGTGTTCAGCAAACTCGGGATCGCCAAGTCCGGGGCCCGGTACATCGCGGAGTACAAGGAACGGGAGCCGGGCCAGATCCCGCACATCCTCCGCGTGGCCTTCGGGCTCAACCTCGTGGCCGTCGTCGTCGTCAGCAGCGTGTTGCTCGTCGGCCACGGCTACCTGGCGTCGCTCTTCGACGAACCGGGACTGGAGTCGCTGTTGCTGTTCGGCGCGCTGTTTCTCGCGTTCGAGGCGCTGACCGTGTTCTCGCAACTGGTGCTCCAGGGGTTCGAGGAGATCAGGCTCGCGGCGACGATCGACGTCGTCAACTACGGCTGCCGGCTCCTCTTCGCGGTCGGTCTCGTGTGGTTCGGGTTCGGCGCCCTCGGCGCGCTCGGTGGGTACATCGTCGGGTTCGCCACGGCGTCGCTGGTCGGGGGCTGGTTCGTCTACGCCAGGTTCTACCGCGGGGCCGAGACCTCGGCCGTCGAGACTGGACTGAGCCGGCGGATCGCCGAGTACGCCGTCCCGGTGACGGCGACGAACACCGCCCACAGCCTCAGCAAGCGCGTCGATACGGTGCTGGTCGGCTACTTCCTGACGCCCGTCGCCGTCACCTTCTACATCGTCAGCAAGCAGGTCATGACGTTCGTCGAGACGCCGCTGACCGCGCTCGGGTTCACGCTGTCCCCGACGTTCGGCGCGCAGAAAGCCGACGACAACGTCGGTCAGGCGGCCCGGATCTACGAGGAAGCGCTCACGTACTCGCTTCTGTTCTACGTCCCCGCCGCGGCGGGGATCTACCTCGTCGCCGAACCCGTCATCAGACTGCTGTTCGGGGCGGAGTACCTCGGCGCGACGCCGGTGCTCAAGGTATTCACCGTGTACATCGTGCTCCGCTCGATCACGAAGATCACGAGCAACGCGCTCGACTATCTCGGCCGGGCCCGGGAGCGTGCGATCGCCAAGGGGGGCACCGCCGTGCTGAACGTGGGCCTGAACGTCCTCCTCATTCCGCTCCTGGGCGTCGTCGGCGCGGCCGTCGCGACGATCGCCACCTACACGCTCTACACCTCGATGAACGTGTACATCATCCACCAGGAGTTCGACCTCCGCGTCGGCCACCTCTTCCGGCAGTTCCTCCTGGTCGCCGCCGTCACCGCCGGGATGGCGGGGAGCATCCTCGTCCTCACCGGTGAGATCGGGAGCTGGATCGCACTCGCCCTCACGGTCCTGCTGGGCGTGGTGGTCTGGGGCGTGCTATCGATACTCGCGGGACTGATCGAAGTCAGCAACGTACGGGCCGTACTATGA
- a CDS encoding DUF1616 domain-containing protein, with translation MTGAIDRGQDGLLSRLAGSDASDLALVAGYVLLANLLLLALPPEAIAIRTLLGIPLVLFLPGYSLLAALFPRRGTAGAVDGIVSVSDADRSSLVWRQVRSVQSSRIDLPTRLALSFGLSLTLVPILVVAMSVVGIGTSLVSILTVLTLVSLGGVALGARRRRRVPASERFSPRLQGLVPWSPSGRFHAQTTVEVALNVGLVVAVLLATTALGLGLTVPNTDSRYTEVSLLTGNESAERLGDYPRNLTVGETSELVLAVKNHEQRTQNYSVVVQLQRVSTDGNTTDVHERQTVTRFGERVESGSEWRAPHEFTPQLAGEDLRLTYLVYRGEPPEGPTTDSAYRHLHVWTNVSERPRPAGASR, from the coding sequence ATGACGGGGGCGATCGATCGGGGTCAGGATGGCCTGTTGTCGCGCCTCGCCGGCAGCGACGCGTCCGATCTGGCGCTCGTGGCGGGCTACGTCCTGCTCGCGAATCTCCTGCTTTTGGCCCTCCCACCGGAAGCGATCGCGATCCGGACGCTGCTCGGGATCCCGCTCGTCCTGTTTCTGCCGGGCTATTCGCTCCTCGCAGCGTTGTTCCCGCGCCGGGGGACAGCGGGCGCAGTCGACGGCATCGTTTCGGTGTCGGACGCCGACCGATCGTCGCTGGTGTGGCGACAGGTACGGAGCGTCCAGTCTTCGCGGATCGATCTGCCGACCCGACTGGCGCTGTCCTTTGGACTCTCGCTCACCCTCGTCCCGATTCTCGTCGTCGCGATGTCGGTCGTCGGGATCGGGACGTCGCTCGTGTCGATCCTCACGGTCCTCACGCTGGTCAGCCTCGGCGGGGTCGCCCTCGGGGCCCGCCGGCGACGGCGCGTCCCCGCCTCGGAGCGGTTCAGCCCCCGACTGCAGGGGCTGGTCCCGTGGTCACCGTCCGGGCGGTTCCACGCGCAGACCACCGTCGAGGTCGCACTGAACGTCGGGCTGGTCGTCGCGGTCCTGCTCGCGACGACCGCGCTCGGACTCGGACTCACGGTTCCCAACACCGACAGCAGGTACACCGAGGTCTCGCTGCTCACGGGCAACGAGTCCGCGGAGCGACTCGGGGACTACCCCCGGAACCTGACCGTCGGGGAGACGAGTGAGCTCGTGCTGGCGGTGAAGAATCACGAGCAACGGACGCAGAACTACTCGGTGGTCGTCCAGTTACAGCGGGTGTCGACGGACGGCAACACGACCGACGTCCACGAACGGCAGACCGTGACTCGGTTCGGTGAGCGCGTCGAGTCCGGTTCGGAGTGGCGGGCGCCCCACGAGTTCACGCCCCAACTCGCCGGCGAGGACCTCCGTCTCACGTATCTCGTCTACCGGGGGGAGCCGCCGGAGGGCCCGACGACGGACTCGGCGTACCGGCACCTTCACGTGTGGACCAACGTCAGCGAGCGACCACGACCTGCGGGGGCGAGCCGATGA